CGTAAGCAGTAGTCCACTCTCACATGCAGAATGTTCGCGTCCTGGATCGAAATGCGGGACGCAGTACCTGGACCGCTGTTCCGGTAGCTGAGCGTATCGCTCGGCAATTCACGGCCACCTACACCGTCAAGCCGGTTGCGCCCGAAATCGCGCAACGCCGCACGGGTAGGATTCAACACATTCAATTCCACCATGCCCATTCCTGCTATGGTTTCCTTGTTCGCATCGATCAGGGCCGCTCCATATCCTGCCATGCTCGGATCCTTGGCAAACAGCGGCGCCAATCCGCCTGCCAGCGCCTGGCGCATCTTGGCGTCGCTCCCATTACTGACTGCCCCCGCTCGCGCGGCAAGCATGGTCGCGTAATTCAAGGTGGCGCGCGCCTGATAGATCAACGCCACCTGGATCACACCGAACACAAGAAGTATCAGCAAAGGAAAGACAATCAGGAACTCTGTCGTGGATTGACCCGCTTGTGCTTCCAGATGCGACACATGCACCAATTGCGATGCGGGCTTCATGCTGGCATGTTACGCCCTAAGGCGCAATCAAAAGGAAGACGCACGCCCTGACAAATACCGCAGACTTCCGCTTCACCAGCAGCCATTTCCAGAACACTATGTGCTCGCCAATGACCATCCATGCGAAATGCGGGCAAATCGGTAGTTACTTTCAAGACCAGCCCGGCGCGATCTAGATAGATAAGGTCGAGCGGGTAGCCCATTCCTACCGTGTGAATCAGACGACAAGATTGCAGGAGCATGCCCTCGCCTGGCTCCAAACGCGGGCGACCGAGTAGTCCACGCATGCGTTCCAACGGCGTTGATGCCACCGCCAGTTTGATCCGACGCAGGCCAGCCTCGCCGGAAAAATCAATTGTGTAAATATCCATCAAGTCCTCAAAAAGCGCCCGACTGCATGAATTTGACAGCGATCGGAAACATCAACACGAGGAAGGTCACGGGAAATATAAAGGCCACCAGCGGAAAGATCAGCTTGACAGGCGCTTCCATGGCCAGTTTCTCGGCCAGCTGAAAACGTTCGATGCGACGCTGGTCGGCTTGGCTGCGGAAAGTCGGTCCAAGGCTTGCGCCCATCCGTTCCGCTTGGATTACGGCACTTATGAAGCTGCTAACTTGTGGAATTTGTACCCGCTCATCCATCCTACGCAGTGCCTCGGCACGAGTAAGGCCAGCACGCAGGTCGCGTAACACGAAGGCGAATTCATTCTTCAGCGGACTCGTAGGTCCTTTGGAAACTGCTTGCCCGATCGCACCTGCCATGTTCAACCCGGCCTCCACTCCCATGGTCAAGAAGTCAAGGTAGACGGGAAGCGCTTTCACCATGAGTTTGCGACGCTTCTTGAGAGAATCCTTGAGCCAGACCCTGGGATAGATGAAGCCGAAGGCGGCTGCGCCCAACAGGACGAGGAAGCTGTCCACATCAATCAGCTTGCATGCTACCAGCGCCAGCACGAAGAAACCAATCATCCCTACCAGGCAAAGGGCCAGGAACTGCGTCGGGCTCATCAAGTACAGCAGTCCCGACAGTCGCAACGATTCGGCTGGACCCGCCAGCAATCGTTGCGGCAGTCGCTGGCACACGTGGTAATCCACTACACGAAGCAAGGGCCAAAGCATGCGTAACCCACGCGGCAGTGGATCAAGGTATTCGCGATCTTCTTCGGGTACTTCAGCCTTCAGGCGCAAGGCGCTGTAGATGACCGCCGCTGCGAACGCCACAAAGGAAAGCCCGACGAAAATTGCGATTAGTAGCTGGGTCAGCATGTCATGTACTCCAATAGATTCATGCTTTGTCTAAAAATACTAAACATCGATCTGGGTAATTTTGCTGATGAAGTGATAGCCGACGCCAACTGCAATTAAGATCACCGCCAAAGTACACCAGCCATACCATTCGCTGAACAACGGTGCCATTGCATCCGGCTCCATGACGCGTAGGATCAGAATCAGAAATACTGGCAAGCCGGACATGACAATTCCCTGCATCTTGCCCTGCGCGGTTAGGCTGCGGATCTTTCCCTCCATTTGCAGCTTAGCGCGTATGGTCCGAGAAATCGACTCCAGCGTTTCAGCTAGATTGGCGCCGACTTCGCGTGCCAAGGCCATACCGGCAGTCACCATCGCCAAATCCTGAAGGGGGACACGGCGCTCCAGGTTTTGCAAGGCGGCGCTGAAATCCGCACCCAAGCGCATTTCCCGCAGCAACAGTTCAAATTCCTGCGAAACCGGAGGCATTGCTTCGGTAGCTACGCTTTCCAATGCAATCTGCAGGCTGGCGCCAGCGCGCAGCGCTCCCGTGATCATCATCAAGGCGTCGGGCAGCTGCTGCTCGAACTGGCGCAGACGGCGGCGGGCGATGAAACGCACCACATAGCGCGGTGCCACGAACGCAAGGGCCACGCACATAGCGACCAGTACGACGTTCCTAAACAGCACCCATGCCACTAATGGCGACAGGATCAGCACGCCTACGTTGATCGCCAGGATGCGGCTGGCGTCGGTAAAAATGAACATCCCCTCCAAGTCCGATTTGGCGCTCGATGCCTGGCGATTCTGGCGTTGTGCAAACCAGCGGCTGCCGAAGTACAGCGCCATGAAGATGAGGACAAGACCGCAGAAGAAGAAAACCGCGATGAGTAATGCTGGATTATCCATGATCAAAATACCCGCTTTACCGTACGCGCCATTGTGGAGTCCTCGCGTCCATAGATCGACATGTCGACCGGGATGCCACGCGTCGCGAGATCCTGGATGAAATCGGGAATGTGACCGGTCGGTACGAATCGCCCGCTGACCTTGCCTTCTGGCGTGAACCCGTCCTGTTCAAAGCGGAAGATATCCTGCATCGATACGATATTGTTCTCGATCCCCGTCACTTCGGTGATGTATGTTACCCGTCGCGTACCGCATGAAAAGCGCGTCTGCTGCACGATCAGGTTGACGGCCGAGCATATCTGCTCGCGGATCGCCTGCATTGGAATGTCCAGCCCACTCATCAACGTCATCACCTCCAGTCGCGAGAGGCAATCCCGCGGACTATTGGCGTGCGCCGTCGTCAAGGACCCGTCGTGACCCGTATTCATCGCTTGCAGCATGTCGAGCGCCTCGCCGCCACGGCACTCGCCGACCACGATACGGTCAGGACGCATCCGTAGGCAGTTCTTGACAAGGTCGCGTATCGTGATGGCGCCGCGACCCTCGATATTCGCTGGCCGCGCTTCCAGCGAAACCAAATTGGGCTGCGAAAGTTGTAGCTCG
The genomic region above belongs to Massilia forsythiae and contains:
- a CDS encoding DUF192 domain-containing protein: MDIYTIDFSGEAGLRRIKLAVASTPLERMRGLLGRPRLEPGEGMLLQSCRLIHTVGMGYPLDLIYLDRAGLVLKVTTDLPAFRMDGHWRAHSVLEMAAGEAEVCGICQGVRLPFDCALGRNMPA
- a CDS encoding type II secretion system F family protein, which produces MDNPALLIAVFFFCGLVLIFMALYFGSRWFAQRQNRQASSAKSDLEGMFIFTDASRILAINVGVLILSPLVAWVLFRNVVLVAMCVALAFVAPRYVVRFIARRRLRQFEQQLPDALMMITGALRAGASLQIALESVATEAMPPVSQEFELLLREMRLGADFSAALQNLERRVPLQDLAMVTAGMALAREVGANLAETLESISRTIRAKLQMEGKIRSLTAQGKMQGIVMSGLPVFLILILRVMEPDAMAPLFSEWYGWCTLAVILIAVGVGYHFISKITQIDV
- a CDS encoding type II secretion system F family protein; translated protein: MLTQLLIAIFVGLSFVAFAAAVIYSALRLKAEVPEEDREYLDPLPRGLRMLWPLLRVVDYHVCQRLPQRLLAGPAESLRLSGLLYLMSPTQFLALCLVGMIGFFVLALVACKLIDVDSFLVLLGAAAFGFIYPRVWLKDSLKKRRKLMVKALPVYLDFLTMGVEAGLNMAGAIGQAVSKGPTSPLKNEFAFVLRDLRAGLTRAEALRRMDERVQIPQVSSFISAVIQAERMGASLGPTFRSQADQRRIERFQLAEKLAMEAPVKLIFPLVAFIFPVTFLVLMFPIAVKFMQSGAF
- a CDS encoding TadE/TadG family type IV pilus assembly protein, which codes for MKPASQLVHVSHLEAQAGQSTTEFLIVFPLLILLVFGVIQVALIYQARATLNYATMLAARAGAVSNGSDAKMRQALAGGLAPLFAKDPSMAGYGAALIDANKETIAGMGMVELNVLNPTRAALRDFGRNRLDGVGGRELPSDTLSYRNSGPGTASRISIQDANILHVRVDYCLRLIVPVMDRVIYAGVNALSPFSPALSANGMSDPFGTSGSTLPRNCINPLFRGPRIVIRSEAMVRMQSPFFEANLR